Genomic segment of Dermacentor albipictus isolate Rhodes 1998 colony chromosome 5, USDA_Dalb.pri_finalv2, whole genome shotgun sequence:
AATATGAAGCTGCCTCCCCAGGTTCGCGCCCCACACGATTCCCATGCAACCATATATATCCCCCATCCAGACCGTTGTTCGACAAGAATTGATCAACATCAGACTCCAATCGTCAACAGACCCGATCGACTACCGCTGACTTGTCGTACGTACCCGATCCACCACTTTCATACGCTCGTCCTCGTTATCGAAACCGGGAAGAATGGCGCCCTTCTGATTTATGACAGGCCAGCTGCTTCTGCTGTTGACGCGTCGGACATATTTCCCGCCATAGTCGAAGCTCTTGAAACTCTCAGCCTTGGCCGTGCTTTCGTAATACCCGCGCCCACCTGGCATTCCTTGCCCGCCGACAGGCATTGCAGAAAACGCCGCTCGAACATCTCTGCCCGCACGACCGAACCGTTCCCCTTCGCAACGCCCACATATTTCCCGCTCGCACCGCCTCGTTGCTCCCCGTCTCCCCCTCATTACTCCCGCCGCTCCTCGGAAAACTAACGGGCGCAGCTCCGAGAGCACATGGGCCTGTCAtgactaaagcccctccatccacgcgccaccgccgcgttctcctggtcggcggaaacgtgtatagAGGGGCTTTAGTCATGACGACCCGACACGAAATTCCTCTGCTTACTCTGTCTGGCCATTACAACCTCATCAACGCGTGGACGGGTACCTGTAATGTCACTGCAGATTGACACAGGAGCACACATATCGGTTATGAATTCGAACCTCCGTACGCGCCAACTCCTGCCCTACTCGTTTTCCTCTGCGCAGCAGACGGTGGAATTCCAGCTGTCCCTGGGAAGTGTGCAGCTCGTGTCACTGTAGCCGGACGGCATACTTCTGCTTTGTTTTACGTCTTGGAACAGCGCCCATACAGGGTGTccaccaagttgacatttcccaattccccgagttttccagctaggttttccctgagcacctttccacaattccctgaatgagccagaattttgttttatgtcaagacaggctcgataccatgttgcccgatgctgtcactctatcaagcatgttgaaacaaaaaaaaacgtcttaatccagtttgaatagtaaggataatatctattttattttaaaagaaaacagaattaaggaaggtgttagtaaaatgcacagcaaaaagAATGGTAATaaccattccaaattgagtcgaacattttcaaatacgaacaaaaaggagatgcatatatttttgaatatgagctatttcaatcaactgatagcaagctcatcggtatgaggcctgaactttgtcacaactaagattctttcgcagctgctgggaactgTCAACCTTAACTGTGCTGACACTCTCAGCCCGTAAACATCTCattgttgcgtttcactgctttaaagagtattttggtttggatgagagacacctgcatctcggagTCAGCTAATACTTTTTTgagttcaagctccttcaaagaggcagcGGCACGCTTCCTATTcggttaattcctcagtgcgtctgTGCTTTaattctgttctcatcctcctcctGCCACGCGTTCACACCATGGAtaatttgaagcatcctcttggtcagttgtacagccaacgtccgatttttcggactccctaggagccgcaaaaacatccgaaaaatctggcagtccgaaaaaaatgaatgcatctctttaactgcccttaagggctaaaagtgccacaggcacgtccgaaaaagctcttaaggcctaccagtacacttattaggcatttcggtgctcgtactgtgacgggagacgggggtgcacgcgtgGATAATTagggaatacatactgtgtcccgtgacattTGCCCCTGCCCACGCTTGTTATGattcaccgcgtaacattgctatactgaggcaaagctaactttcggagattagcattacgcaacgcgctgtgctctgcgagcttcgaagccaatcgcgaggattacaaaggcggtgtcggtgtcattgctgacagcggcgaatcctttcaatgaagaacacggcaagaagcttaatagcggacgtagaagcagctaggcctaacgttgccgcggtggtggctacggatgccagcggatctgcgtgcgagagtaccTGTAGGgcatctggaaaatcggtcgttaactactctggcaatacttCGTGCctatgacacggcgtcaatgacgattcgttgcgattcttctgttactggagccaaacacgactttcgttccctttcaataaagttacagctaattttccctgatagaagcacgaattccctgagtatttccagatattcaaattccctgagaattcctggctTTCCCGGTGAATAGACACGCTGCCATACGAAATCATATTAGGCCTTGATTTTCTGTCGGCGCCTCTGCGGGTGCTGTCAACTCGCCCTCCCGCATGCCGTTGACCCTCCTGATCACACGCAGAGTCGACTATGTGCCACCGATTACGTTCGTCTCCCTCACCGAGCCGTggcctattggcctcgagctccaccactggaaaagctggcgccaccgtcggcgtgacgtgctaggagggatcacgtggacatagcggccgcgtcggctgcttcgggcgcgccgaagcgagctgaaaacgagtttaaattccctcgtacgctgcggttttcatttagtggcgaaattttcccgcttcgagtgtctcctttacaacgcttgaaagcactacaataggtagtggctgcctttgaaggcgcgcgacatggtaggctactgctcggtgccgcagggccggacgcacgtaacggaggccggtgtcagccttattcacacgtagccgcaggacaagaagctgtgtgaagcttggctcgcgaaacataaaaccggcaaacagtcatcggctacaactcgggtatgcaggaagcacagacgcgaggaagatttctgctacggcgcccggtctgcgatgttctgaaaacgcgcactgagacgcacgcccgagtccgctgcccgactaatgtcacaacggtttggtctatgaacttgtcgatgctatagatactggcaagttcagtggagtggaaaggcagcggtaagcagcacatttaaagaaagcatggcatatggtcatgtttgtgttatgaattaatgcactggattacaaaaaaggagcagcgggaaattgcacgctgagaacgccgataaacatacagtgcgacgcaactcgagaaatagtatcgaaaggtcaaagaattttgaagaaaaaaaagattgaatcgtcgcgacggcacatcacagtcccccccgtaggcgtcgaagtctctacaatgaaatgatttttgaacagctctgatagcgcccacgcaacaatggttgcttgtatactgtcaaatgctcatattctgcggcctaaagttcatggcacggtgcgaaaacgcgcgcgcggagaaagcgaaacagtgcgtggacaagcatgcagacgcgcagtcggtcgctgcgaatctgcgcgatcgctgcattgaggcttcattctattacgctccatttagttatacaaacactgtaagaacatatttcacatagtttgccttcagcgtttacctacctttcacgcaagaagccggtacgggagactccatcgcggcgaccgcgcgcagtggcgttcactgtacgtattcggtaaagagatagcgactgtaaacgattgtgtgctttcagtttgcccaagattattatttagacagtaagaaacttctctcgtttcgaaagtacttacagaaatgtccgggaaagctcgcgcgtggtgtgttcagtgagcgctgacagcaaaccctatgaggagcgcgccacgtgatccctcatactacgccagcgaggcgcttccgatagagggcgactccgtaactcctcgccgccaatattgcCGTTTCACCGGATCCACTCTTGACGCAGAGCGTGGCATTCCAACACACAGTCGTCTGCATAAAAGACAATGACACATGTCTTCCTGTTGTGAATTTCGGCCTCTGCCCTCaagtgctacctcaaggcataTCTCTTGCGACCTTGGCCTCGGCTTGCGACTAGCATATTTCTGCCTTAACTGGTGACACTGCGTCACCAGCTCTGTTGGTTCGGGCCCTAAAAGCCCAGTATCAGAGCGTACATTTCACGAAAATGATCGCGCCGCACTTCGTTGCCTTCTCGCTTCATGCTGGGACATTTTCGATCTCGATTACCGGCTCCTGGGCCAACGTTCATTGTGAAACATCGGATTCGCACGGGATTCACCAGCGCTGTAGCGATGTGGTGGAGTTTCGTGAAATTCTTGCCGTGCGCCATGTTGGCCGGCTTCCTCAGATCGCGGCTTCCCGCCATGTTGGCGGGCGCCATCTTAAACCCATCGGATCGAGGAAGAAGGTTGGCGTGGACTGCCATCTTGAGCACCCAGGCGAGGAAGGCGCCGGTTAGCGGTGCCATGTTGGCCGGCTTCCCCAAATCGCGGTTTCCCGTCATATTGTCTGGCGCCATCTTGAACCCATCGGATCGAGGAAGAAGTCTGGCGAGTACCGCCATCTTGAGCACCCAGGCGAGGAAGGCGCCGGTTAGCGGCGCCATGTTGGCCGGCTTCCCCAAATCGCAGCTTCCCGCCATATTGTCTGGCGCCATCTTGAACACATCGGATCGAGGAAGAAGGCTGGCGAGGACCGCCATCTTGAGCACCCAGGCGAGGAAGGCGCCGGTTAGCGGCGCCATGTTGGCCGGCTTCCCCAAATCGCAGCTTCCCGCCATATTGTCTGGCGCCATCTTGAACACATCGGATCGAGGAAGAAGGCTGGCGAGGACCGCCATCTTGAGCACCCAGGCGAGGAAGGCGCCGGTTAGCGGCGCCATGTTGGCCGGCTTCCCCAAATCGCAGCTTCCCGCCATATTGTCTGGCGCCATCTTGAACCCATCGGATCGAGGAAGAAGTCTGGCGAGTACCGCCATCTTGAGCACCCAGGCGAGGAAGGCGCCGGTTAGCGGCGCCATGTTGGCCGGCTTCCCCAAATCGCAGCTTCCCGCCATATTGTCTGGCGCCATATCTTGAACACATCGGATCGAGGAAGAAGGCTGGCGAGGACCGCCATCTTGAGCACCCAGGCGAGGAAGGCGCCGGTTAGCGACGTCATGTTGGCCGGCTTCCCCAAATCGCGGCTTTCCGCCATATTGTCTGGCGCCATCTTGAACCCATCGTATCGAGGAAGCTGGCGAGGACCGCCATCTTGAGCACCCAGGCGAGGTAGgcgccggttcgagacgccatgTTGGCCGGCTTCCCCAAATCGCGGCTTCCCGCCATATTGTCTGGCGCCATCTTGAATCCATCGGATCGAGGAAGAAGGCTGGCAAGGACCGCCATCTTGAGCACCCAGGCGAGGAAGGCGCCGGTTAGCGGCGCCATGTTGGCCGGCACCATGTTGACCAGTAGAAACGTCTCGAACGAACGCCTTTTCCACTACACCGGTGTAGTAGCGGACGGGAAGGCCGGTGCCGACGCAGTCGTCGTCGGCCAAGGAGACAATAGGCGGAGCATCCATGGTGGAAGCAGCAGAAGAGTAGGCGCAAGTGGTAGCAGGAATGTTTTATCTCGCGTCGCCAATGTAGTGATTTAGCGGAGTGGCGTCGGCACGACATCGGCCGAGAGCCAGTCATTGGCCCTCGTTGACGGAAGACTCTTTCCTTCTGCGGTGCTCCGCGCCCCGGTCGTAATGCCCTCTACGCGTAAGCCTGCCCCTCGGCCGGCGTTGTCCCGACGCCACTCCACTACTACAAGCGCCACCGGAATGCTGGTCACCCCACACGAAACCAGCTGGGTGCATTTGATCACAAAGGACGGACGCTAAGCTCACCAGGGGCAGCGTCCGTAACCAGGCGAGCTGTTCGTCATGAGGACGGGCTCGCTGTCTTAGTAAAAACAGTACACCTTGTAATAGCTTATTGCCAAGAATCAAGCTTAAACTGTCCAACATCTAGCAGAGCAGTCCACACTTACGTGAACGCGAGGAAGATCAGCGGAGATACCACGTACTCGAACGCTGTCGCCGACCACCGTCGAAAGGCAGGAAGAACGACCGCGCGAGCCAGCCGGCCAGCCTTTTATACTTTCTTTCCGCACGCGCTATCAGCGAGCGTCGTCTTCTACCTCGTCTCTGGCTGCGCTTGGTAAATCAATATAGTGTGATGTCTAAATAAGTTGAAAGCTTGCAAAAgggatcccagtgctttaaaatgtcctgcactgcaatctttgtgTCATGAAACTCTTTCCAAACTGCAAAGCTAtcttttctgcgtggtacggcggcagcataacggtggtgcgtAAAGTACGTAAGCAGATGAATTCGAAGCTGTATTCGTAGTTCTCTTTTTGCATTCAAGACACACTCACGGGTAAATTTggagagttaaaatgagtggtaatcgttctgtcgtcgaacgtTACGATCGTTTTCTCCAAAAAGCGCAGAAGCGAACTTTACAATGTAAACAATGAAATAGTCGTGAACTTTACGAACTCTATAAACAATGTGACTTCATGTGTAAGAGCTGTGCGGTTCGTTACTACGTGAAAAAGGCAAtaataggagcggctatttagAGAGCAGCGCCGAACTACACGCACCGACATTTTTCGGTTTCGCGCAGTGAACGCCAAGGGACCGATCAACGCCTTGTGACATCAGTGTCACTGTGTTCGCAAAAATTAACTAtgcaagcagttcgtcacaacacaacagccgcCATCCTAAATTCAACGTCGCCCCTGTTACAGTGTCTAGAATAGGTTTTAGGCACTGTACCCATGTCATCCGTAGGCTAGCAGACGAACAGTTAACGAAGAGGTCATAAAAGCGACACCGTTGAACGGTTCAAACAaccggcgcgcgcaaatctcggaggccataagcGCAGGCGACTGCCATCTGTGCAGGTCTTGAGTGGCTAGAGGACGCCACTGCCGCTGGTTTGCAGCCGACAGTAGCAGCGGCCTACAAGCTTGCCCACATCGTAGGAATTTGTTTACCCCCATTTTTCGTTACGTCCTTATTTGTTTGCCCCCTTGATTCCTTCATAGTGAAGCTGATTTACGTATAACTAACTTCGCTCAAGGATACAACCTGAACATCTCTATTTATTATACAATGGAGGTAAGCATGAGCTGCTGCGAGCCAAGTTTCTGATTGTCGGCATCACTGGTTGCGTGCTGCTTTAAGAAAACATTTCTATACTGTAACCTGTCTTTAATTTTGCAGGGTACATTCGTAGTAGATGAAGTCAGTGCCATAATCAAGGAGGTACGTACCGTTTCCTGAATATCCTGATGAGATTGCAGACAGGCTTGACACACTGTAGTACTGTACCGAACTTATTGATAGTGAATTAGTGGCGCAGTTTGTATTCTTTTGTGATTAGCAAATGTGCCTGTGTGTAATGAGGTCGTGCTGTAAATTACCGCGAGTTGTTCTTCGCCCGCGTAAAGCATGTGTAAAGCGGTCCTTGACAGGCATTATAATCATTAGGATACAATAAGGCTAAAACAGTTTTGACAGCCTTCGTGATTGCAATGAAAACATGTTTTGCGTTGCAGGCGATGGAGACAATTATCGGTGGAAACGTTTACCAACACAGCAAAGTACCACAGTGGACGAACACCACTGTGGAGCACATACTAGGCCAACTTACAAAAATGAACAAGCCATTCAAGTACATAGGTAATGGTGCATGCACATTTAAGTGTAAATTGAATAGTCAGCGTCGCTGGCGTTGCTACATAGTTATGATTTAGAATAAGCAAAGTGTACTATTGGAACACTTCAAAAACTCGTGGGATCTGAATGGCGCTAATTAATGTTCTCATTGCATATGGTGTTCGTCACTATTTCATTTGTTATAAACAATACCTACTGATTTTGTTTTCATTAAAAATGATGGTTTACCATTAATCTAAACTTGATTCTTCTGTCCCGAGTTTCATGTTATTCTGAATGTCCTGACAGCTGAATAAAAGAATATGTTGCATTTTGTTGCATATCTGTAAACATGTATTATATATTGTAGCATTGAATAGACCATGTTATATTTTTGTAACTACTAGTTTTGAAGCATTAAAAAGAAAACCAACTCAAATTTTATGCATACTTTTATACGTGATCTGTGGTGCACAATTTTTTTCAGTGACATGCGTTATCATGGAAAAGAACGGTGCTGGTCTTCACACGGCAACGTCTTGCTACTGGGACAACACCACTGATGGTGAGATAGTCTATTTATACACCACCTTGTATGATGTCTTGTAGGATGTCTTGTCTTGTACTTTACTGGCTCACTAATACCCCAAAAGGGCAAAGTTGTTGTTAGGGTGCCAATTAAATAAGAACCTCACAAGATTTAGCATCTCTAAATTACCAACACTGGTGAGGAAGGCTACCTGATAATGCCTGT
This window contains:
- the Dlc90F gene encoding dynein light chain Tctex-type 1, whose translation is MEGTFVVDEVSAIIKEAMETIIGGNVYQHSKVPQWTNTTVEHILGQLTKMNKPFKYIVTCVIMEKNGAGLHTATSCYWDNTTDGSCTVRWENKTMYCIVSVFGLAI